GAGGACACCGTGGTCTATACTGATGTATGTTTTCAGAGGAGAACAGGTACATCTATTTGTCATGCCTCTGTGGGAAAGGAGGGGGTACAGGTGCATGACGTGGTGCAAAGAGGTTTTTAATTGCCAAAGGAAACACAGCTCATGGATTGAAAGCATGACAGAAAAACACTTATAACACACATCACATTGCATACATTAGACATTGAAATGAATGTGGGCAGTCAAAAACATAAATCTACTTCCAACTATCTAATTACACTTAAGTAAGGACACATGCAAGTAATTAGGAGACAAACCAGTGAGTTGGTGCCACTGTTGCATCACAATATGAtgagaacaataaataaaaccaacacTATTCTTTAAAATCAAGTCAGTCTTACACAGGCAGAATAAATTTTTCTGTAATGTTTAAATCTGAGTTTTCATTAATTGTACATTAGCACTGaaatacaattaatacaattatgttAATGACGTAGCCTAATCTTCTTAATGCCTTTTCATTTCATCCAGATGCTGATCCTGCAAGTGTAAGTCAAGTCTAATGCTGTCTTTGTTAAGCTGGTTTGTGCAATGGAGTCTCACACACTgtatttatctgtttatgttCAGGGTCGAGGCCATGATACGAATAGAATGGGTGAGAAAGAAGATGCAGTTGTATATTATAGCTTGAAAATCCAAAACTGATGAGAAATATTAAGATACATGTGtcaaatgtgtttatgtttatgcATCATTAAAGTGTGTGTTGTAAAGCAAATTATCCGCAGCTACGTAAGCCATATGTtaatttgtgtgtcttgtgtggCTACTGTCTTCAATtgatccccaataaaggcgtggttatacaggtggtgaccacagaccacttctcagtttctatgctttctggctgatgttttggtcacttttgaatgctggcggtgctttcactctagtggtagcatgagacggcatctacaacccacacaagtggctcaggtagtgcagctcatccaggatggcacatcaatgtgagctgtggcgagaaggtttgctgtgtctgtcggtgtagtgtccagagcatggaggtgctccacatcaggagatgtggaggaggccgtaggagggtaacacagcagcaggaccgctacctccgcctttgtgcaaggaggaacaggaggagcactgaaGAGCCCTGAAAATTACCTCCAggaggccacaaatgtgcatgtgtctgcccAAACGGTCAGAAaaagactccatgagggtggcaTGAAGGCCCGACATACAAAGGTGGTTGTCATCCTTACTGCAAAATACTGTGCGGCACGTTTGGCATCTGCCAGAGAACACATTGGGGCCCTGtcctcttcacagatgaaagcaggttcataCTCAGTACATGTGATAGACGTGAcaagagtctggagatgccgtggagtttgtcctgctgcctgcaacatcctccagcatgaccggtttggcagcgGGTCAGAGGTAGCCTGACATGCCATTTGGTACTGAGATGTGATCCTCAGATCctgcagttggccctgggttcctcctaatgcaagaccatgctagacctcatgtgtcTCGAGTGGGTCAGCATTTCCTGCAATATGAAGGCATTGgacccgttccccagacctgaatccagctgagcacatctgggacatcatgtctcactccatccaccaataccacgttgcaccacagactgtccaggagtcggcggatgctttagtccaggtctgggacgAGATCACTCAGGAGACCAatcgccacctcatcaggagcatgtccaggcgttgtagggaggtcatacaggcacatggaggccacacccactactgagcctcattttgacattgtgtttttttatttcaattttgagtgtgactccaaatccagacctccatgggttgataaatttccATAGATAATTTTTgtcattcaactatgtaaagaacaaagtatttaataagaatatttcattaattcagatctaggatgtattattttgtgcttttCCTTTATTTACAATAATTCTCCTGCTATTGACCTGTCAGATTTAATGCCTTTATTGATCATGTGAATGTATTTTAGTATAGTACCTATTTAGGTAACCAGCACCAACATGCGTCCGCAGTGGCTGGCCTCTGTAATTGCTGGGGAGTAAAAGAATTGTCACCCATGTCATATCCTGCTTCAGCTGCAGGACGCTTACTAAGACCTGTATGAGGGTAACAGAATTTTGACTTGCGCAGGCATTAACCCAGTTACAGACTAGCACCATGCTTTGATTTGTGAAAGCAGTGCATTCATAAAATCACATTTGACTTTCACGACCTATTCATTAGCATCACCTGGAGCAGTTCAGATCAAATTGCGTATCTGGAAAACAATATCGTATATGATGTTGTCTATTGCTTATTAATATCTTCACCTAAATCTCTACTAGGACTGGACCCAGTGGCACATGCTATTTTGGTGCTTACATTTGACCCGAACATACCAATctggacacatgcacacaagtttCTCATAATTTCAATTTAGAATCTCATAATTATGATTTCGTTTCTCATATATGGCTTAGCATCTcattattagtgaaagtgaagtgattgtcattgtgctttgctcagtggcaccatggcggactgggtttcgaaccgacaaccttccgatcaTGTGGCAGAAGCAGCTTGCGACTCTGCAGTATAGGTGTGTTGAAGTGTGTCGCTCTTCGACAGGATGctgctggtggtagtagcctagtgggtaacacacccgaatatgaaccagaagacccaggttcaaattccacttactaccattgtgtccctgctccagggggggactgtccctgtgactactgactgtaagtcgccgtaaatgtaaatgctgacaCCTTGCGGCGGAGCGAGCACATTACACCGAGGAGCTCCTGCAACAGGAACACAAACTCCTCACTAAAAGGGCGAACTAATAGAACACAACGCGCGGTCACTTCAAATGATGAACCGTGATGATTTGGCAACATAATGCACAGCAAGGCAGGTCAGATGTCGATGCGTTGATGTGGAGAAATGGTGAAGAGGAAGTGTCTGAGCCACAGTGGGTCAGATCATCTCCAACAGGTCTGTCTGGTGGTATGCACTGTCAAAATTTGTCCAGAATCAGTGCCACGGACCTCCATTTGTGTGGATGTTACTGCTGCGGTAACGGTGCATTTATTCAATACCTGTTTACAACCAAATCCCCCAAATGGTCTTGGTACCAGATACTTCTCATCGAGACCGTGCTTGGTTTGCATGAGAGAAATCGACACTCGCGGCTCAAATTATTACGATGACCATGATGATGGCGGCTGTGATCGTTCTTCTTCTTATTAGCAGTAGTGTAGAGTCCCACGAGAAAAGTCCCACAGCCGGACCCGGAACCGTAGCGCAGGACCGCCGGTCGCGGGGAGACCTGCTGCCGCCGTGCATTGTGGGAACTGGTGTACAGTGCGGAGGCGAGTCCGGATATTGAAGACTCATCGCGGCGCTTGGTTCTGTAAGTAATGGCTATTATGGGGGTGATTTCGTTCCGACATCTTCATATTTGATCTgctttttctttatatatattttttgttttgtctcccTGACGTTCCTTGCTGGTACGAATCGCCCAGTTGCCATTTTGGCGGCAGCGGGGAAACACGGGCCGTGTCGGTCGGAGCCGCCGAGGCGAACTGCGCCCTGACAGCCGCCCGGAACACTTCACCGTATTCCGGTCCGCCGTGCTCCGCTGTCGACATCACGACCAGgattctcctcctcctcctcctcctcttcttcttcttcttcttcctccgcACGTTCATTTCCAAACGAATTCCGCTCCAAGTTGCGACAAGTTCTTATTCCAACATCCACGTGAACCCGGATCTGGTTATTACACTACGGATTTCAGGGAATTTTCATAGAACCAGAAGTTCTATAAAGGCTTTGCATTTCCAAGAAGTTTTGCTCATCGTAATTGGTACAACATtgtttaatattacattacaagTGTATGCATTCATTGTGATATTGCTTggattttaatttactttacacATAGTGTGTATGAACTAGGGTGGCCGACCCATGCCGGTGTGTGATGACACCCTCATGCAATTCTGATCCTCAGGCTGGTGGCGGCAGCATGTCGAGTCGTGgagggaagaagaagagcacCAAGACGTCCCGCTCCACGAAGGCGGGCGTCATCTTCCCCGTGGGCCGGATGCTGCGTTATATAAAGAGGGGCCTGCCCAAGTACCGCATCGGCGTGGGAGCGCCCGTCTACCTGGCCGCTGTGCTGGAATACCTGACCGGTGAGAGGCGGCTCTGCGCGTAGCTTCATCAGCAGACACGTTTTAGCCTTGTATCTCTACCAATTATTACACAGTCTTGAGAGATTACCTGGGGTCAAGGGTCCATAGTTCGGATTCATAATTAACTACCAAATGGGCATCTGACACCACTTTACTCCATGTTAAGGATTTAGAACCCAGCCACTcaggatgcatgtgacagtgtgtttctCGGTGCCCGGGTTGTGCCAGGAAGGGCGTCCGGCATAAAACTTCCAAAGCCAATTACgtggacaaccagaccggcTGATCTGGTCACaattaatccaattgagaacttgcgGTCAATCCtcaacatttatggcatttatcagacgcccttatccagagcgacttataatcagtagttacagggacggtccccccctggagcaaattagggttaagtggaagtaagcaggatttgaacctgggtacctgggtcttctggtatataggccagtgtgttacccactaggctactaccgccctggTGCGGCGACCCCAGATGGGAGCAGCCGAATGAGATTTTTGGCCCGTCACTGTCCTTAACTGCTGAGTCCTGTGTAGGGTTGCAGCTCCTGGAAACATCCAGGGATCcgtcacacagacactcacacccACAACCAATTTACAGTCAGCAGCTCACCAGTTTGGGAGGAAAACACGCGCACACAAAGCAGAAGAGGATTACTGTCCAATCATCTTCTCCCGACCTTACGGGTGTGAGTCCGTGAAGTGGCCCGGCGCTTAATTGTACAGCAATCTGATATTGAGTTGAAGGCTGAATGTGTCACCCTGTCTGTTTGTATATAAAACCTCAAGGTCTCTGCTCTCATTTTCTCTCCCCTCTATGCCTTGCAGCTGAGATCCTGGAATTGGCAGGAAATGCTGCCCGGGATAACAAGAAGGGGCGTGTCACTCCCCGGCACATTCTACTGGCCATCGCTAACGACGAGGAGCTCAACCAAGTAAGGCCTGAGTTGTCTCTTAACCAGACTGATATGCGTGGTGGTCATGATCACATGACAGTAATTTGATATCTGATCCTCAAAGGGctggtgtgtatgtggtgtcttttatgcaataaataatTAGAAGACTGACTTACTAATGGGTCTGAACACGTGAGAGTAGCTGATTTAAGGTTTATTACATCACGTTTATCCTTCTCCAGCTATGTTTGTTATAATTACTTTATAAGAAGGATCTTATTCTTGTATATAAAAGGTAGGAAGTGCAATGCTATTAAATGACATAAATTATTTACTGTACTAAATGTATGTGTTGGAAATACATGTCATAAAActgatggggaaaaaagctgAAGCCTTCAAACACCACACTttgttttcattcataatttcaCCTTGACTAAACATCTATGGCATCGCACCTCTCACATCTCGCATCTCAGAATGATACAAGTTGTCCTTCTGGCCCTGCAGCTCCTGAAGGGCGTTACCATAGCAGCAGGTGGTGTGCTGCCCAACATCCACCCAGAGCTGCTGGCTAAGAAGAGAGGCTCAAAGGGGAAGCTGGAGGCTGTCATCACCCCGCCCCCTGGCAAGAAATCCAAGATGTCCGCTGGCAAGAAGTCTGGAGGCAAAAAGATGGGTGGAAAAAAAGCATCCTCAAGGTCCAAGGTATGGAAAGTACGTCTGATATTTTGCCTCGTGCAATTCATGCGGTTTATACAGCATTTCTGGCCTCCCAATATCTATGAGTCAGGTGTCAGGTCTCTGCAGTCTCTACGGATTTAGATCAAGGGTCCAAATTTGAACGAGCACGGCCTAGTTTGTTCCAGTCATTGACACAGCACCTTCCACAATAGATTTCTCAGATCAAGGCAAAGTGAAAAACACCCGCTGCTCCTTGCCGGTGTGTACGGTGATAAGCAAGTTAAAATAAACGTGAGATTACGGGGTTTTATGGGTGAATTTCTATTGAGGAAACCAGGTGAATAATGTTCTACGCTACAACCTGTTACCCGAAgttaaccattaaaaaaataataaaactaaaatgccGCTGCTCTGCATACCTGTCATGTCTGGATACTAAAACATACTGAAAGCCTCAGTTAAAGAGTTTCTGGTCTTATTTCCCACTGGGGAATAATATGTCCTGTGTTTCACAGAGAAGGGCGGAGGTGACTAAAGCAGCAGGTGCAGACAGCACCACGGAAGGGAACCCTGGAGATGTCTTCACCGTTCTCTCCACAAAGAGTCTCTTCCTGGGACAGAAGGTACATGAGCATGGGACATACTACAGGCTGACACAGTCACATGGGTTCATCATTAATGAGCTTCTTCAGGGGTGAACATGAGCCGAGTCCCCTAAATATAATGTCGATCATCAACCCAATTAGTGATGGccttatatttttatatatatatatatatatatatacacacacacacacacacacactcttcagaAACGTTCTAATGGTATAGGTCAGCACAGAATATTATGAATCTCTGTATATCCAGTAACAGCGCATAGGGTAATATACAGTTGGCATGGTGGCTGTGTGTTATTGGATAATTGgcctggtgcacacacacacacacacacacacgcgcgctgAATCAGCTATCCTGACTGCTTTACTGACTGAGCCACTCCTTGCACTGCAAAAGCTAACGTATAACTGCACTAGGGGTGGAGAAAGACTTAAAAAGGGGGGTAAGGGGAGCATCTTTACGCGTGGCTGTAATGCACTGATAGAAACATACACTGGGTAAATACggagaaaaataaacacatataaACGTTCTGCTTCTTCAGTATTAGATCACAGACATTGTGAAATAATGATAATGGAGAGACCTTTCTGAAACCACGGGGTCTCTGGCTATTCCCACCCCTAGTTCGTTAAATCTTCCCTGGCTTGCTAGCAGAGAACCATAACACTCTGCTTACTGCTGAACGTTGTTTTCGCGTCTTGTTAATGTATGTACACATATGGTAGGAGGATTAATGCATCCAGAAAGATGATTATTCTGGTAGACGTTATTGTGAACTAGGCCTGGTCTGAAACCGACCTCAGTACTTTTGAATTTTAATCAACCTATTTATGAGTGAAATATGATGATATTGTTTGTAGTTATCTCTTGGTGTTATTTAGGAATTAGATACCATGGAAAATTTTAGACATAAGAGTGATGGTCACAGCTACTGTTCTGTAGTCTCACTCTCCAGCTGACCCTTTGAAAGCTTTGTAACTTCTTTGCTGTTTTGTGTCCAGGGTCAGAACATATGTAGCAGCTAATAGTATTATATTGAAACTTGGGAGTTCCATATTCACGTTCACACTCACACTACATTACACAAATCCTGCTCCATCACACAGGCTTGTGAAAGTAATCAGCAGAAagctactgtttttttttttttttttttaagtaatgtacagtcctgtgtttggctcttaatttgatttgaaaacCGCGCCTCCTTGTGTGAACTTTAACCTTTGCTTAACCTCTGCCCTCCCTGCTACGGCATGTTGTGTTTCAGCTGAACCTCATACACAGTGAGATCAGTAACTTGGCTGGCTTTGACGTGGAGGGGGTTATCAATCCTACCAATGCTGACATTGACCTTAAAGATGATCTAGGTGAGAGTGGATGTCAGCCTGCACCCTGCTGAGGAATCCTTGAAAGCTGCCTAATGGCAAATGTTATGACAGTATCTGATGTACATCTGAAACCTGTAGCAATATGTGAAAAGTCAAAACCAGTCAAAATACACTACATAGATTTTCCCAGTGCTATATGGGGCATAGCTCATGGGGgatgtttgtatatatatatttttttttttaatctttctgAAGATATCGAAGACAGTGATTGTGTTTGTGATGATATACCCTATGGACAAGCAGTATTACAAGCATAGTTATTCATCTTAAATGTATTTCTGTATATAATGATTACATACTTGACGTGACAGAAGTGAACTCTCCCCATGCACATCGTCTCATATCGCACCCGGGAAAATATGGACCAGTATGTCAGTGGGTGGAGGTTAACAGCCTACACTACACATCTGAGCCATATTTCAAGGATTCTCTCAGCTCCTGACAGGCTCTGTAATCTCTGACCATTGGTTGATGTGAGGGACCAATCAGCGTACTGTCCAATCATCTTCTTTCTTCTGTCCTGAGGAGAAAGGAGACATctcctttgttgttttctttcgGCCCCTCAGTTCCCTTCTTTCCTTGCAGTGCGTGTTGTATTCATCTGTCTTGTATTCCTCTCACCCACTCATGGTATCTCACGCCATGTTTGTTGcctgtgtgttgttgttgttgttgttgtgttgtttgtAGTTGCAAGTTGTTCAGGCTGACATTGCCACCATCGACAGCGAGGCTGTAGTCCACCCCACGAACGACAGCCTCTACACTGGTGGGGAAGTAGGTAATGGCCCCGCCCTCTTTTCATGATTTCCCATACCACATCTGCTTCCGGTCCTTTTTATGCCTCTTCCGTCACCCCTTTCATTGCTTGAGTCGTCCCTACACTACAGATGGAACAATAAACGCATCGTGGCATATGCAGAGGTTCGTTTGCAGGATAACTAGCGCTGCCCGCATCACATTAACTGGCGTAGCTCGTTGGCCTTTGTGACGTATGCCGCTGTACCTCCTAAACAGACTGACATATTACCGAGCTCTGGCAAATAGCAACCTGTCAGGCCACCGTGACGGTTGTCAAGGTGTGGCACGCCAGTGATGCTGTACGTGGAGCAGGGTGTCTTTACCCCGTTTGCAAAGGGATTAAGGGTTCGGCAgaaactgtaataaataaatatgtttggaATGTTTCTGCTGCACCCTTCCCACCTTTCGCTTGCAGAACGTGGATTAAGAGGTGGAGTCATTAAAAGGTATTTTAATTATT
The window above is part of the Denticeps clupeoides chromosome 6, fDenClu1.1, whole genome shotgun sequence genome. Proteins encoded here:
- the macroh2a1 gene encoding core histone macro-H2A.1 isoform X2; translated protein: MSSRGGKKKSTKTSRSTKAGVIFPVGRMLRYIKRGLPKYRIGVGAPVYLAAVLEYLTAEILELAGNAARDNKKGRVTPRHILLAIANDEELNQLLKGVTIAAGGVLPNIHPELLAKKRGSKGKLEAVITPPPGKKSKMSAGKKSGGKKMGGKKASSRSKRRAEVTKAAGADSTTEGNPGDVFTVLSTKSLFLGQKLNLIHSEISNLAGFDVEGVINPTNADIDLKDDLGSALEQKGGKEFGEACAELRKKNGPLEVAGAVMTSGFALPAKFVIHCNSPAWGSDRCEELLDKTVKNCLALADEKKLKSVAFPSIGSGRNGFPKQTAAQVILKAISSYFVATMSSSIKTVYFVLFDSESIGIYVQEMAKLDAN
- the macroh2a1 gene encoding core histone macro-H2A.1 isoform X6, producing MSSRGGKKKSTKTSRSTKAGVIFPVGRMLRYIKRGLPKYRIGVGAPVYLAAVLEYLTAEILELAGNAARDNKKGRVTPRHILLAIANDEELNQLLKGVTIAAGGVLPNIHPELLAKKRGSKGKLEAVITPPPGKKSKMSAGKKSGGKKMGGKKASSRSKRRAEVTKAAGADSTTEGNPGDVFTVLSTKSLFLGQKEALWSRKEGRSLGRRVPSCVRRTALWRWQER
- the macroh2a1 gene encoding core histone macro-H2A.1 isoform X5, with the translated sequence MSSRGGKKKSTKTSRSTKAGVIFPVGRMLRYIKRGLPKYRIGVGAPVYLAAVLEYLTAEILELAGNAARDNKKGRVTPRHILLAIANDEELNQLLKGVTIAAGGVLPNIHPELLAKKRGSKGKLEAVITPPPGKKSKMSAGKKSGGKKMGGKKASSRSKVWKRRAEVTKAAGADSTTEGNPGDVFTVLSTKSLFLGQKEALWSRKEGRSLGRRVPSCVRRTALWRWQER
- the macroh2a1 gene encoding core histone macro-H2A.1 isoform X1, encoding MSSRGGKKKSTKTSRSTKAGVIFPVGRMLRYIKRGLPKYRIGVGAPVYLAAVLEYLTAEILELAGNAARDNKKGRVTPRHILLAIANDEELNQLLKGVTIAAGGVLPNIHPELLAKKRGSKGKLEAVITPPPGKKSKMSAGKKSGGKKMGGKKASSRSKVWKRRAEVTKAAGADSTTEGNPGDVFTVLSTKSLFLGQKLNLIHSEISNLAGFDVEGVINPTNADIDLKDDLGSALEQKGGKEFGEACAELRKKNGPLEVAGAVMTSGFALPAKFVIHCNSPAWGSDRCEELLDKTVKNCLALADEKKLKSVAFPSIGSGRNGFPKQTAAQVILKAISSYFVATMSSSIKTVYFVLFDSESIGIYVQEMAKLDAN
- the macroh2a1 gene encoding core histone macro-H2A.1 isoform X4; the encoded protein is MSSRGGKKKSTKTSRSTKAGVIFPVGRMLRYIKRGLPKYRIGVGAPVYLAAVLEYLTAEILELAGNAARDNKKGRVTPRHILLAIANDEELNQLLKGVTIAAGGVLPNIHPELLAKKRGSKGKLEAVITPPPGKKSKMSAGKKSGGKKMGGKKASSRSKRRAEVTKAAGADSTTEGNPGDVFTVLSTKSLFLGQKLQVVQADIATIDSEAVVHPTNDSLYTGGEVGSALEQKGGKEFGEACAELRKKNGPLEVAGAVMTSGFALPAKFVIHCNSPAWGSDRCEELLDKTVKNCLALADEKKLKSVAFPSIGSGRNGFPKQTAAQVILKAISSYFVATMSSSIKTVYFVLFDSESIGIYVQEMAKLDAN
- the macroh2a1 gene encoding core histone macro-H2A.1 isoform X3, whose amino-acid sequence is MSSRGGKKKSTKTSRSTKAGVIFPVGRMLRYIKRGLPKYRIGVGAPVYLAAVLEYLTAEILELAGNAARDNKKGRVTPRHILLAIANDEELNQLLKGVTIAAGGVLPNIHPELLAKKRGSKGKLEAVITPPPGKKSKMSAGKKSGGKKMGGKKASSRSKVWKRRAEVTKAAGADSTTEGNPGDVFTVLSTKSLFLGQKLQVVQADIATIDSEAVVHPTNDSLYTGGEVGSALEQKGGKEFGEACAELRKKNGPLEVAGAVMTSGFALPAKFVIHCNSPAWGSDRCEELLDKTVKNCLALADEKKLKSVAFPSIGSGRNGFPKQTAAQVILKAISSYFVATMSSSIKTVYFVLFDSESIGIYVQEMAKLDAN